The stretch of DNA CCGGAGGCGGTCGGGTGGTAGGACTCGCCGATGTTGAGCCAGTTCACGCTGTGCAGCCACGGGGAGCCGGAGCAGATCTCGTGGCCGGTGAAGGCCGGTACGACGTCCGCGAAGGCGTATCCGTGGTTCACGGCCCGCTTGGCGGTGGCCGCGTTGAGGTGGTCGGCCGCGTCGTTGATGGCTTTGCGCTCGTTCTCCGAGAGGCCGGCGATGCAGCTGCCGCCGAGCTTGTAGAAGCGGGGGTAGCCGAGGACGACGACCCGCGCGGACGGGGCCTTGTTGCGGATGGCCGTGTACACCGCGTCGAGGCGGCCGGGGAGCGTGGTGTCCACGTACTGCCGGGCCTCGTTGACGCGGGCGATGCAGGCGGACTCGGACTGCAGGACGCAGGTGGTCATGACGTCGGCGAAACCCGCGTCGTTGCCGCCGACGGTGATCGAGACGAGGTCGGTCGCGCTGGTCA from Streptomyces coeruleoprunus encodes:
- a CDS encoding SGNH/GDSL hydrolase family protein; protein product: SCKRTSRAYPALWAAANAPSSFAFTACSGARTTDVTANQLAPLTSATDLVSITVGGNDAGFADVMTTCVLQSESACIARVNEARQYVDTTLPGRLDAVYTAIRNKAPSARVVVLGYPRFYKLGGSCIAGLSENERKAINDAADHLNAATAKRAVNHGYAFADVVPAFTGHEICSGSPWLHSVNWLNIGESYHPTASGQSGGYLPTFRAAA